The region ttacacgcaatatcccagatattacaggGAGGATCGTCGCGCTGAACCGATTTGTTTCTAAATTATCCGATAGATGCAAAGAATTCTTTAGGGCAATTAAGTTGGCAgggaaagactttgtatggacacCAGAATGTGAGGAGGCTTTTAGGAGGATCAAGGAACAACTAGGGAACCCTCCCATGTTGTCAAAACCATTGGATGGGGAGTCTCTGATCCTATACCTTGCAGTTTCTGAATATTCAATCAGCGCTGTGCTAATAAGGGAAGAGGATGCGCAACAGTCACCAGTGTATTATGTGAGCAAGCGATTGCACGATGTTGAAACTCACTATACAAGTATGGAGAAGCTGGTTTATGCCTTGATCCTTGCGTCGAGGAAGCTACACCCATACTTCCAGGCCCATAGAATTGAAGTACGTACAGTATATCCTCTGCGGAAAGTCCTTCACAAGCCAGAATCATCGGGGAGAATGTTTAAATGGgctgtggagttgggacagtttgactTGGATTACATGCCCCGTACAACGATTAAAGGACAGGCCTTAGCCgatttcttgttggaatttgattATGCGGTTGATGATAAGGCTTTGTTAGTGATGCATCCCCCTCGCACTGAAGAATCTTTAGAGGAGTTTCCACATCCCTGGTGGATCTTACATGTGGATGGGGCGGCTAACAATGGAGGAGCAGGCGCGGGCATAGTACTCGTATCGCCGGAAGGCCATCATCTGATGAGTGTAATTCACTTCAAATTTTATGTAACGAATAATGACGCGAAATATGAAGCATTGATCAATGGCCTGAAGATCGCTTTGGAGATGGGAGTGCGGAACCTAATTGCAAAGAGCGACTCGGAGTTAGTGGTAAACCAGTTGAATGAGGGGTTTCAAGCTCGAGGACCGTGGATGGAATTGTACTTAAGGTGCATGTAGCGCCTTATTAGAAAGTTCAAAGAGGTTAGGCTAGAATGTGTACCGTGGGAAAAGAACAGCAATGCGGATGCCCTGGTGAAAATGGGATCCCAGCAGGAAGCTGTGTTGTTGGGATCTATACCCCTAGAGATCTAGGAGATTCCTAGTATCCCAAAGGTTGAGGTGATGCAAGTACatgaggctcccaaggaaacatggatgacgcccattctTGCTTATATTCATAAGGGAGCGCTTCTTGAGGATAAGTTTAAGGCTAGACGACTCCGCTACCAGGCTGCAAGATATGCAGTATATGATGAAGTTTTGTATAAAAGGGGCTTCAATCAGCCACTGCTCAGATGTGTCGATGAAGAAGAGGGAAATTACATCCTAAGGGAAGTATATGAGGGAATTTGTGGTAATCACTCGGGGGGTAACTCGTTGGAGATGAAAGTTTTACGCCAAGGTTATTATTGGCCTACTATGAAGGAGGATGACGCACGTTTCGTCAGAGCCTGCGATCGCTGCCAACAGTTTGCGAATTACTCATCTATGCTAGCGACGCTCTTGACGCCTATGATGAGCCCATGGCcgtttgccatgtgggggattgaTCTTATTGGAGAACTACCTAAGGCTAAAAGAGATGTCAAATATGCAGTGGTCGCggttgattactttactaaatgggtAGAAGCTGTGCCGTTAGAAACTATCACCGTAAAGAAAATTAAAAACTTTGTCTTCTACTCTATCGTGTACAGGTTTGGTATTCCTTACAAACTGATCTCTGACAATGGAAAGCAGTTTAACAGCAAGGAGTTGCGGTAGTTATGTGAGGATCTGAAAATTAAGAAGGAGTTTGCagcggtctatcatcctcaaagtAATGGGCAAACAGAGGCcgtgaataaaataataaagcataccaTTAAGACAAAACTGGAAGAGCACAAAGGGAATTGGCCTGCAGAACTCTCAAAAGTAATGTGGTCCTACAACACTACTGCAAgatctactacgggagaaactCCGTTCTTAATGACTTACGGGTATGAAGCTATGCTCCCCGTGGAAATTGGCTTCGGGTCGCTTCGTAGAAACCGTTACAAGGAGTAAGATGCAGAAGTTAACCAGAGTCTTCATTTGGATCTCTTGGAAGAAGTAAGGGAAAACTCCCAGTTAAGACTTGCGGCATACCAACAACGTGCCGCGAGGTATTACAATAAGAAGGTAAAGGAACAACTGCTGAAGGTAGGAGATTTGGTGCTCAGGAAGGTGATGCCAAACATA is a window of Apium graveolens cultivar Ventura chromosome 11, ASM990537v1, whole genome shotgun sequence DNA encoding:
- the LOC141696485 gene encoding uncharacterized protein LOC141696485; the protein is MEVEDPRDFDFDLDPRIPMPAEKTGLAEDTVFVPVDKNDPSKVLKVGFHLSYEMRERLTRFLIKNLDVFAWSHSDMVGIDLRVMCHRLNIFPNCTGIRQKRRPVSGEREIALKEEVDQLLEVGLIKESFYPEWLANSVLVKKPNRKWKDVYITGRIVALNRFVSKLSDRCKEFFRAIKLAGKDFVWTPECEEAFRRIKEQLGNPPMLSKPLDGESLILYLAVSEYSISAVLIREEDAQQSPVYYVSKRLHDVETHYTSMEKLVYALILASRKLHPYFQAHRIEVRTVYPLRKVLHKPESSGRMFKWAVELGQFDLDYMPRTTIKGQALADFLLEFDYAVDDKALLVMHPPRTEESLEEFPHPWWILHVDGAANNGGAGAGIVLVSPEGHHLMSVIHFKFYVTNNDAKYEALINGLKIALEMGVRNLIAKSDSELVVNQLNEGFQARGPWMELYLRCM